The genomic DNA GTATCGTCCCCGCTACACACGCGTTATATTCACTGTCaacataatttatattttttctttcaacaaTATATACTCTTATCTCTATATTACTCTACTACGTTACAATGTCCTTTAAtatatcttaaataaaaatagtaaacttTTATCTTTTCTACTATACCCTtaagaaaatgttttattattttttttttttatgttaaggCATCATCTATGTTAATCATTTAAtctaatgaaattaataatacaataattaatttaaccgacaaatctaataaaaatggtattatcagttaaatgtttaatgtataaaatattagagaaaaaaatataattccctGAGAATATAAAGGGCGCAAACTCCAGACATTGATCTGTAACTTGAAAGGATACACTGcctatttcattttttttctcttaaatttattataattttaataaaacttacaaaggaaattatttaaaaaattaattaaattaatgatattattgttattcgAATTAAATGGTATATATGTTCTTCtagaatttcatttaaatttatcctcGGATCATGTAAATCATAAAATCATACCTTAGATAACAATGGGATGAAATTCAAGCAATTCTACTtgctaaatatttatcatgctatctaataataattataatttttatttttcgtaaaatGTGTTAGTTGAttcataaaacatttaaattaaataaaaagaaaaaaactagtgataaattattgttgttgacattaattttattgttggagtaaatttaacccaaaaaattatcttggtAGTTAAAGAAGATATAGAATCTAATCAGGGATTGGAGTCAGGTCAAGGATAGGCAGGATGTGACGTCACGGGTAGCAGTAGTCTGGAGATCGATATTTGTGTGGGAATATTATTGCGTCACTTTTGTGACTTGACTCTACTCTGCTCCTTTTACAGTTCATTTagcaatgtttttttttttttcctttttcccttctttaatttattactttgtcAGTCAATTGGAAACCCTATTTGATATTCAAAGCTTTAAAagctctttaaaaattttatttctcgtaaataaatttaaaaaaaaagtttaaatgaagAATAAtcaatgtaattaaattttattaacatagATGTTAAAGTCATGTAGAACACTAAGCATGACTGTACGTGGACCGGCATTAGATCCACGATGCCGTGGAGGTCATCCGATATGGTCAACAGGATCGGGAAGACAACAATCTTGCTCGTGGATGGATCGTCAAGGTCGTCCAGCATCACCACCTCCTTTGCATCCACGTGACTCACGACATGGATCACGAACTCGTAAAGTTGAGCTTTGTATTGAACCCGGACAATCATTGGGTTTAATGATACGTGGTGGACTAGAATATGGACTGGGAATTTATGTTACTGGTGTTGATAAAGATAGTGTTGCCGATCGTGTTGGTCTtttggtaaattttataaatttttattataatagttataataataataataaaacttatatttgtattaatatatatatttttgttgttgttttgaAAATAGGTAGGTGATCAAATAATAGAAGTTAATGGTACAAGCTTTGAAGAAGCAACACATGATGAAGCTGTTGAAAtacttaaaacaaataaacgtATGAGTTTAGTTATAAGAGATGTTGGTAAAGTACCACATTCATGTACAACAAGTAGACCTGTTGTTGTTCCAAGATATCATAATCAAACTGATCATGATCCACAGTCAATATTAGAAAGTCCAGGAAATCATCCACCTAGTCCGTAAGTtgctaatattaattttaatttataatattatttatatatatatatattttttttttttatatatatatataagaacaAATACAAGTGATTGGAGGAATCGTGGAGTACATACTGTAGTATCCTCAGCAACAGCGGCAATGGTTGAAGAAAAAGCACGTGTTGTTTTGGCCCGTAGCGAGCGTGCTGCATTAACACAATTAATTGGTGATTATAGAAATCGTCGATTAAATATTGAGGATCTTGTTGCTAATCTTGCAGATTTACTCAATACACAAGAGAAATTGACACTCCTCACAGAATTACGTGAAATAATTGATGGCAAAGATCGAGTTATTTTTGATGATCTTGTTTATCGTCCAAGAACTTTTACAGCAAgagtaagtatttttttttctttttcaacttcccgccaagaaaattgtaaattttcaaaaattcggcaagttattggtttcgatccgattttcaaaaatcgaatttctatcagatcttgacgtttcgaggttctaggaagctattctgactaatttctagatcatgtccgagtgtatgtatgtgtgcggGTACatgctcgaagagctcgaaaattaattcacaacaatgttttcgagctcaagaagctTGAAAGTAGCGGCAATTTTTGAGGTTGGCCCGCAGAGTCAACCGATagatcgattttttaaattttaattataatttaaaatttaatattttacagagGAAAGGTGATAGAGCACATTCAGATCTTATTGTAACACCTTCAATACATGATTTATCAGTAAGTTTTTAccaaaacataaattttaagtgtaaaataaatattttaatatatagtatgTAATCACAgcaattacaataataaaattcctcAATAActcattaacaataaaaactagtagatttaataagttttaaattagATTTCCTTTCTTGTTTCTGTCTTTTTCTGTCTCTTTttgtacacacacacacacatacacatacgtGTCTCCTACTTGGAATTTACACtcattatgtttttttatttttatcacctTTACAcgcataatataaatattagatTTAAAACAACGATAAAccatattgttaataaaatagataaatggataattttttaaaatcgaattattaatttttatagttaaaaataaagtttattaataatattttatttattattattattctttttttttctaattagtTTAGACATTTTAATTAGTGAAAGTAGTTTTAACTgaagattaattaaaaaaacaaagtttGATAAAACTTGTTATCTCAAGTTCTGCGATtgactaattaataataataatattgttttgAATGTtgcatgattttttttttaaacctcatcaactattaatttaaaattgatcgaaattataataattgaatgataaattaaatttattttaaacgctTCAATATGCTTGCAAGTgcttttattgtttcaaattcATTGATACACTGTTTCATACATTAATATACGTATTttctattgatatttaaaaataattttagcttTTAAATTACGCTTAATTATGCCCttatatattaaaacaaaaattaaattttaaaaaatcaatatcctattgaaaaaacaattttaaatagaaaaatattttttttcatcccctTTTTGAATTTGCCTGAGCTTtgctgactttttttttgttgccgCGTATTTAAGtgcagaaaaattatttattaatttaaaaaattctcgcgcgactttttaatattttcatttaatttatattaataaaagtacCTAAAGTCTCAAAGCTCATGCAAGCCctaagatgaaataaaaagaaaaataaatataataatatgttatattatatattatcggCATGGTGGAATCGGTTTATCAACCCTTGACATGGCAGAAGAATTTACTAGGACATtgatgtataatatataatgtatatttCGTTGACTGATTGATTTATGGATtgttggaaaaattaatttatatataaattgaaacTGACAACTATTACGAGGACTTTTGAGAAGTATCATGTTCTCGGTTTTTCCGAGTTTGGATGACATAAATCACAGatagattatttaaaataaaatagccaGCTTTGATACCGGTTATTGTGTCTTGTGTTATGATTTGCCTTAGAGGGGTGCCCAGACCGGATCGTGCTGTCGTCCAGGACGACTGTTGGACCTCGAGGGAGATCCTCTGGGTGTAACTGGTCCACTGCTACCTCGGGATAACCAGGAACACAGGTCACCGAGCGAGGACAGCGGTCTTGGTTCTGATATGCCTCGTACGAGGTCCGCCAacacctttttttatttattacatctCAAATGttgtttacttttatttttctttatttaaataataaaactacatAAGTTGCCATTGAGAGTCTCGAGAATacgttttaataattatttattgccacaaataatttttatttcacttatcagctaactttttaattaataattaacttttaatattaattgtctatgactgaataaaattttatatatttatgaaaatataaatgataaataaacgTTTTCACGAGCAActcgataaatataaataaagaagaaaaaataaaataaaataaaataaaataaataaataataattaaaggaTGTGGTTAGAAAATTTTGGATCTTCCAGGACTGGATGCAGACACACACAGCATCAAGTTGCCACATCTGATCTTACACTCTCTAATGATGACGAGTACGACAATCAGGTACAATTAAATGTCAATCAGATGACAAATTAAAGGCAGAGACAAGttgggaaaaattattttctataattaaagaaaaaaagtcgcgcgagatgaaattatttatttttattaatcattaaataaaatctttgttttatctttatttattttatttatttttttcaaaattacataTGAAATTAcattagataaaaatttaaataaatatatatatatttatacatatatgctTTTCATTACAGGATTATGATGATGAAATAGATAACGATCGAGGTAGAAGACACAGCTCACCAGGTGGATCTAGAGGTAATCCACGTGATTATTCTTCTCATCATCACTTACATCCAGATaatttggtaaaaatttataaataaacatttattattttttaaattattagtttatagttataaaaaccgtgtgacatttaaaattagtaGTTATGTAGTTATATAGTATTAATTGGcaagtttttaagttaatcaATAATAGCTGacattatataatatataattaaatggagactttattaattattttaattgtatttaaaataaataaatttgttatagAGTTGTAATAAGTTATAAAGATGGTGTTAGTGGTGGTAATAGTACGTAGTGTTAAAGATAAAAGTAGAgagataacaaaaaaattaagtgcaagtctaaaaaaaaaaatatatatattgaacgTTTTCCTAAGGGTTCATGGtcgtacaatttttttttattcatttcattAACTTCCGTCCACATATCAAGTATTTACATgcaacgataaaaaaaaattattattttaattcaatatatttttaaatcgaaagggaagagtatattatatatattattaaaattaaaatataatacatgAATGTGAAACTAACAGAATTTTCGCGATTTGCGATTCGCTCGAGTAAGTTTAATGTGGAAAGTGAgagaaatgatttattattatttatttaaaatttttatgaacattaaaacgttaaaaattaaattatttgcaaactgatattttttaatctaaacccaagatatttatttaatattttttttttcttttttttatttggttcattattttttatttaatgtataataatatatataaataaaaacaataattttagttagcttgtaaaaaaatgaaatcttatttatttataattataaaaaaataatactaataatgaGATTATTTACAAATGAACAGTAAAATATAACTATGATGTGTTATAAATACatgattgtaaataaaaaaaaatgataatatgaatttttataatataggTACAGTAGCataataatatgataatataatttataaaaaataaatagtaaatattaaataataagattATGGATTGTATTAAAGTTTGTCTTGAATAGCTTGTCGTAATTCTTCGGTAGCTTTAGCAACGTCTTGAACCTGTCTAGCCGTATGAGTGTCTACACGTATGACACAGTGTTGAATTGTTGAATTAGATCGTCTAACAGAGTTACCACTACCGAATTTAGGCCGTGGAATTTTAACTCGTTGCACATCGCTCAACCATGactccattattattattattttaataataatattaataataacaaaaataccAGTTACTCGGTTagtctaaataacaaaaataataataattattattatttttaaattatcttgtcataaattatttaattaaaaacaaaaaaaaattatataaggATTTAAAATCCATACGTTGCCATATAGTAACACTCGTTCATCTCTCTTATAACGTCTTAAAACGTGAAACcggttaaaaatatatatattttcttccCAGGCTCGAGATTGTGTACCGTATTGGAAATACAGTTACTTTTATACACatagttttatatattttttaaataatttatattattgtaaaataatgaaaaattttaataacaatttaaaagttataagcaAAATACacaatgacaattttttaaattaaattaaattaaaaattaaacaataaaaaaaataaatatacttacgagtaaaaagtaaatttttaaaccataaatttagttaaataacaataataattataaacgttatagaacttttttaaatgtagaCAGGATAagactaaattattttaacagagTCTTAGACTGAGGAAAGACTGTGAAAGACTGAAAACTCATGAGTCAACTGACTTAATGGTCGGTGTATATGTTACCTGTGTATAGTCttgttgtttttgttgttgttgttggtgtttattttatatacggATGTAGCAGTAGTATCAGGGCAGGTACTCTTAACTAAACACTGTGTTGTATTAAACAAGGATCAACtacaatatcaataataaaacacTTGTTAAACAAAGATAGAGTTTAGTATTTTATGGTATAAGTCAGTGTGAAAGGATAGAGAATATAAACTTTAAGGATAAAATGAGAAAGAGAAAGGAGAGTGAGTAAATAAGATATACTGTTTAACATTGTTGCCAAGTTTTCACAttacattcaaaaaaattatcactattattacaaaaaccttttttattttattgttcaaCATAATTGACAATATTGTAAATGCGGAAGActattagatatttttttttttttttcagttatttttacaaataattaattttaattagtagatttttataatttaattcgaCACTggcattgaatttaaattaaaaaaaatttaatagtttaaagttttaaaaaaaaacaggtcaaCTGATGAGCGGATATAGGAAATaatatatgagaaaaaaaaaatataatttgtttaCTGAGAAAAAGCGTGAGTCAATCGGAGAAAGTTATTTTACTTGTTAAAACGTCTACGCTGATTTAACttgaatgttttatttttatatatcagTTTAAATATCGgtgtcaattattatttaaaattttttaagaaaaacttaaaaatttgttaaataaatgcgggaatgttattaaataaataaaaatctgataTTAAAAAAGGATAAAACCTGGTGAAACAAGTAAAACAGGTCAACAGCCACCTACTCCACCTAATTAATAGGGAATGAATTAAGCaataatgaatgaatttatttaaataaaataatatttattagttatgAGTTATGATTGttatattattgttgttggCGGGTTGGCCCCCGACCATATGTGTATAGGAAAGCGACGGCGGTTGCGAAGGTAGCGACGTCGAGATGATCGGTAATGGCCGTCGCGACCGCGATACCGAGGATGAGGACGAAGGAAGGGAAGAGAGGAGCTCGGAGGGTGGAAGTGTAGGAGGTTTCGGTGGTTGGAGATCACACCTACTTGGTGGTCTTACCCAGCGTGTCAAGTCCTGGTATTGGGGCGCCAGACCCCTCGTAAGTTCATCTCCAAGAACTTCcgcacattattttttaataaacatcactttattttattatttattattaattaaacttttatacaaTCTCTTTatcaatcattattttatttattttttattaaaaacatagTATATATAAAACCGCACGCTTACGgatgaatgttttttttttttttatcatttataaataattaaaagtgggaaaaaaaattttcaaaatttcatcgtaaaaaaaaaaaaaaaaaaacttgcattttataaaaacggTTAATGCATGTATTtagaattattatattaaatgtcACTATTAAGGCTAGATCTAGTGCTAATTAGACTAGTCAACATAgccattgtttttttttttttataattaataataataaaataataaatagattggcactttaattgattttaaaaattcttcaactcttttaaatttatatttaattattattaattattaattaatgatattttttttcttttttgtcttaatatatattacaataaattaagaagCACGTTTGTTTAGATGTCTTGAGCATGCTTTCACAAAAAACACaacagtacaaaaaaaaaacattaattatataactttatttaaattttaaaattgagagTTGAAGAAACAAATGTGCACTTTTTACtagtcataaaattaaaattattaataatacactaaatagtaatattatttatttatttttataaaattttattttaaatggtaactaaaagataataaaataaacaccACCACTCTCCGAGCACCAAAAACACCCTACCAAATAAATCTCTATCAGCAAGCATgtcttgaatattttattattatcattattgttattactatctatctatatttgtaattactattttatatatacaacaatgatacttgaataaaaaataaataaataaataaattagcacAAAATACTACAAATGCAATAATACAAACTTATTACGTTATTACATTAGTAAgcctaataattataatttaaataatgtataaaaattattattatttaaattatttagataacTAATTGGGGAtcggtattttttaattttaataggaACTTGCGCACAAATTATCACGAAGTTTCGATATGCAAGAAGCCCAATTACTGGAGGAAGGTGGTGCAACTGGTGGTACTGGTGGTAATCCAAGTGGAAATGGACCACCAAGACGTCATCACAGCGCACAAAGATTAACACGCAATGATATTGCGGATCGACGTGAAAAAGATGGTAGTGCACTTGTTGTACCAGATCATCAGGGTAATTTACGTATTactgttaaaaaaacaaaatcgaTACTTGGTATTGCTATTGAAGGTGGTGCTAATACTAAACATCCATTACCTCGCATTATTAATATACAcgtaagtttatttattattattatttattttgatatttatttttttataataataataataattaaggaCAATGGAGCCGCTTTTGAGGCTGGTGGTCTTGAAGTTGGACAATTAATACTTCAAGTTGATGGTCATAAAGTTGaaggtaaattaattaatacaaaattctagtttatatatatatatatatatatatataaaataaatctaaataaaaaaaaataggactACATCATCAAGAAGTGGCGCGACTTATTGCCGAATCATTTGCAAGACGTGACCGCAATGAAATTGAGTTCCTGGTGGTAGAGGCTAAAAAAAGTAACTTGGAACCAAAGCCAACGGCTTTAATATTCTTGGAGGCGTAGCAGAAATCTCCCACCTCTGAGCCGGAACCACCGTAAGATTCACAGTCATAACGATGATTTTATGGTTTTACCATGGCCTCAAAGGTGCTAAGaccttttaaacttttaaattattttatcatttgttgattttattaataaatcattgacataaaaaaagtGGGTAAAAACACTCGTTTTGGATTTTTAAACTTGTCAGTGAATACTTAATACATTGTTTCAgaaagatatttattttatgatttttaatacagtctgaaaaaatataatattataacaaCATTTATAATGTTGATACATATTGTTTTGTACATtgtaaaagtcattttttgaggGCATCTCAAActcgtataaataaatatttttatttattatcgcAGTCTTCATACATCGATGCTTTcgataatcaataatttattgcatTTTAAGCAAATTATAGTCTTTTACtgtatttaaacatttattaaagttatcaatttccttatagtgtccatAACTAGTGTATCTaccctaacttttttttttcttcaaaattaatagaaataattatttattattatggttagtgaaaaaaaaattatttatttattcattaagtacttatgtaattttaatcaaaataattataatacttaATAATAGTTTCCAAATCCGGCTTATGAAGgtgggaaaataaaaaataaatttttttaaaaatcaacattTAAAGTTGGCTGAAGGCCTGATTAAatgttaacaaaataaatgaaaaatgtcattaattaaattaattgacattACAAGCAATGAGGCGACTGATATCAAATATATacttaaataacatatatattacgtacatgaaaaaaaaaacaaaaaaacaaaaaaaaaaaaaacgaaaaaaaaataactgggcttttgtaataaaataaataaagtaatgtaAACAGAAgccattaaacaaaataaataaaatataaagaaataaaactaATAGGTCGCCAATTGTGCCAAACTACTTCCAAGGAcctcaataatatttttatcaaagatCAATTACttgtatagtaaaaaaaattttgtaaaataaaaaaagatgctTTAAACGTAACAccgttaataaataaaataaaaaataatttatttgttgccTGGAAAATACGTGGATAAACTTGTTgactttgttattattattatttttattattattaataaaaattaatatttaataactattattaattattatcataaataaataaaaaattaattaattgcaattaaattataaacgaCAATTGTTGATGATGCTTgaatactatatatatgtaaatgtgTTGTACATAAATGACTCAATCAATTAatgaatacatacatgtaaaaaaaatcaataaactaacaactaaataaaatcggttagattaaaataaatgtgtgAATGAATAAACTTAATtgtataatgataaaatatagtaa from Microplitis mediator isolate UGA2020A chromosome 7, iyMicMedi2.1, whole genome shotgun sequence includes the following:
- the LOC130672320 gene encoding whirlin isoform X4, whose product is MASSTEDYGSELQELQWGGGGGGGGSSTHFLRSSTNLLRNTGGSSTVGYYEAEDLEPIGGSGSGGGGGGGGGGSGSRHIGQNRGYYSPPGTSYTIVERPPSAPHHHSSHATPYRHRSHTTSTSGAISPEQVLRIFNNGVAERRQNERRTPASSPASVSALRGANTTSYSSSSSSAVAGGIGGIGGIQTVTTSPTSQSSSVPQALSLQELTVRTITMTRDPPDSHHGFGICVKGGKDAEAQSGVGVYISRVEEGSVAERAGLRPGDTILEVNGTPFRAVTHEEALKMLKSCRTLSMTVRGPALDPRCRGGHPIWSTGSGRQQSCSWMDRQGRPASPPPLHPRDSRHGSRTRKVELCIEPGQSLGLMIRGGLEYGLGIYVTGVDKDSVADRVGLLVGDQIIEVNGTSFEEATHDEAVEILKTNKRMSLVIRDVGKVPHSCTTSRPVVVPRYHNQTDHDPQSILESPGNHPPSPTNTSDWRNRGVHTVVSSATAAMVEEKARVVLARSERAALTQLIGDYRNRRLNIEDLVANLADLLNTQEKLTLLTELREIIDGKDRVIFDDLVYRPRTFTARRKGDRAHSDLIVTPSIHDLSDYDDEIDNDRGRRHSSPGGSRGNPRDYSSHHHLHPDNLESDGGCEGSDVEMIGNGRRDRDTEDEDEGREERSSEGGSVGGFGGWRSHLLGGLTQRVKSWYWGARPLELAHKLSRSFDMQEAQLLEEGGATGGTGGNPSGNGPPRRHHSAQRLTRNDIADRREKDGSALVVPDHQGNLRITVKKTKSILGIAIEGGANTKHPLPRIINIHDNGAAFEAGGLEVGQLILQVDGHKVEGLHHQEVARLIAESFARRDRNEIEFLVVEAKKSNLEPKPTALIFLEA
- the LOC130672320 gene encoding whirlin isoform X5; protein product: MASSTEDYGSELQELQWGGGGGGGGSSTHFLRSSTNLLRNTGGSSTVGYYEAEDLEPIGGSGSGGGGGGGGGGSGSRHIGQNRGYYSPPGTSYTIVERPPSAPHHHSSHATPYRHRSHTTSTSGAISPEQVLRIFNNGVAERRQNERRTPASSPASVSALRGANTTSYSSSSSSAVAGGIGGIGGIQTVTTSPTSQSSSVPQALSLQELTVRTITMTRDPPDSHHGFGICVKGGKDAEAQSGVGVYISRVEEGSVAERAGLRPGDTILEVNGTPFRAVTHEEALKMLKSCRTLSMTVRGPALDPRCRGGHPIWSTGSGRQQSCSWMDRQGRPASPPPLHPRDSRHGSRTRKVELCIEPGQSLGLMIRGGLEYGLGIYVTGVDKDSVADRVGLLVGDQIIEVNGTSFEEATHDEAVEILKTNKRMSLVIRDVGKVPHSCTTSRPVVVPRYHNQTDHDPQSILESPGNHPPSPTNTSDWRNRGVHTVVSSATAAMVEEKARVVLARSERAALTQLIGDYRNRRLNIEDLVANLADLLNTQEKLTLLTELREIIDGKDRVIFDDLVYRPRTFTARRKGDRAHSDLIVTPSIHDLSDYDDEIDNDRGRRHSSPGGSRGNPRDYSSHHHLHPDNLELAHKLSRSFDMQEAQLLEEGGATGGTGGNPSGNGPPRRHHSAQRLTRNDIADRREKDGSALVVPDHQGNLRITVKKTKSILGIAIEGGANTKHPLPRIINIHDNGAAFEAGGLEVGQLILQVDGHKVEGLHHQEVARLIAESFARRDRNEIEFLVVEAKKSNLEPKPTALIFLEA
- the LOC130672320 gene encoding whirlin isoform X3 codes for the protein MASSTEDYGSELQELQWGGGGGGGGSSTHFLRSSTNLLRNTGGSSTVGYYEAEDLEPIGGSGSGGGGGGGGGGSGSRHIGQNRGYYSPPGTSYTIVERPPSAPHHHSSHATPYRHRSHTTSTSGAISPEQVLRIFNNGVAERRQNERRTPASSPASVSALRGANTTSYSSSSSSAVAGGIGGIGGIQTVTTSPTSQSSSVPQALSLQELTVRTITMTRDPPDSHHGFGICVKGGKDAEAQSGVGVYISRVEEGSVAERAGLRPGDTILEVNGTPFRAVTHEEALKMLKSCRTLSMTVRGPALDPRCRGGHPIWSTGSGRQQSCSWMDRQGRPASPPPLHPRDSRHGSRTRKVELCIEPGQSLGLMIRGGLEYGLGIYVTGVDKDSVADRVGLLVGDQIIEVNGTSFEEATHDEAVEILKTNKRMSLVIRDVGKVPHSCTTSRPVVVPRYHNQTDHDPQSILESPGNHPPSPTNTSDWRNRGVHTVVSSATAAMVEEKARVVLARSERAALTQLIGDYRNRRLNIEDLVANLADLLNTQEKLTLLTELREIIDGKDRVIFDDLVYRPRTFTARRKGDRAHSDLIVTPSIHDLSRGAQTGSCCRPGRLLDLEGDPLGVTGPLLPRDNQEHRSPSEDSGLGSDMPRTRTGCRHTQHQVATSDLTLSNDDEYDNQDYDDEIDNDRGRRHSSPGGSRGNPRDYSSHHHLHPDNLELAHKLSRSFDMQEAQLLEEGGATGGTGGNPSGNGPPRRHHSAQRLTRNDIADRREKDGSALVVPDHQGNLRITVKKTKSILGIAIEGGANTKHPLPRIINIHDNGAAFEAGGLEVGQLILQVDGHKVEGLHHQEVARLIAESFARRDRNEIEFLVVEAKKSNLEPKPTALIFLEA
- the LOC130672320 gene encoding whirlin isoform X1; translated protein: MASSTEDYGSELQELQWGGGGGGGGSSTHFLRSSTNLLRNTGGSSTVGYYEAEDLEPIGGSGSGGGGGGGGGGSGSRHIGQNRGYYSPPGTSYTIVERPPSAPHHHSSHATPYRHRSHTTSTSGAISPEQVLRIFNNGVAERRQNERRTPASSPASVSALRGANTTSYSSSSSSAVAGGIGGIGGIQTVTTSPTSQSSSVPQALSLQELTVRTITMTRDPPDSHHGFGICVKGGKDAEAQSGVGVYISRVEEGSVAERAGLRPGDTILEVNGTPFRAVTHEEALKMLKSCRTLSMTVRGPALDPRCRGGHPIWSTGSGRQQSCSWMDRQGRPASPPPLHPRDSRHGSRTRKVELCIEPGQSLGLMIRGGLEYGLGIYVTGVDKDSVADRVGLLVGDQIIEVNGTSFEEATHDEAVEILKTNKRMSLVIRDVGKVPHSCTTSRPVVVPRYHNQTDHDPQSILESPGNHPPSPTNTSDWRNRGVHTVVSSATAAMVEEKARVVLARSERAALTQLIGDYRNRRLNIEDLVANLADLLNTQEKLTLLTELREIIDGKDRVIFDDLVYRPRTFTARRKGDRAHSDLIVTPSIHDLSRGAQTGSCCRPGRLLDLEGDPLGVTGPLLPRDNQEHRSPSEDSGLGSDMPRTRTGCRHTQHQVATSDLTLSNDDEYDNQDYDDEIDNDRGRRHSSPGGSRGNPRDYSSHHHLHPDNLESDGGCEGSDVEMIGNGRRDRDTEDEDEGREERSSEGGSVGGFGGWRSHLLGGLTQRVKSWYWGARPLELAHKLSRSFDMQEAQLLEEGGATGGTGGNPSGNGPPRRHHSAQRLTRNDIADRREKDGSALVVPDHQGNLRITVKKTKSILGIAIEGGANTKHPLPRIINIHDNGAAFEAGGLEVGQLILQVDGHKVEGLHHQEVARLIAESFARRDRNEIEFLVVEAKKSNLEPKPTALIFLEA
- the LOC130672320 gene encoding whirlin isoform X2 encodes the protein MASSTEDYGSELQELQWGGGGGGGGSSTHFLRSSTNLLRNTGGSSTVGYYEAEDLEPIGGSGSGGGGGGGGGGSGSRHIGQNRGYYSPPGTSYTIVERPPSAPHHHSSHATPYRHRSHTTSTSGAISPEQVLRIFNNGVAERRQNERRTPASSPASVSALRGANTTSYSSSSSSAVAGGIGGIGGIQTVTTSPTSQSSSVPQALSLQELTVRTITMTRDPPDSHHGFGICVKGGKDAGVGVYISRVEEGSVAERAGLRPGDTILEVNGTPFRAVTHEEALKMLKSCRTLSMTVRGPALDPRCRGGHPIWSTGSGRQQSCSWMDRQGRPASPPPLHPRDSRHGSRTRKVELCIEPGQSLGLMIRGGLEYGLGIYVTGVDKDSVADRVGLLVGDQIIEVNGTSFEEATHDEAVEILKTNKRMSLVIRDVGKVPHSCTTSRPVVVPRYHNQTDHDPQSILESPGNHPPSPTNTSDWRNRGVHTVVSSATAAMVEEKARVVLARSERAALTQLIGDYRNRRLNIEDLVANLADLLNTQEKLTLLTELREIIDGKDRVIFDDLVYRPRTFTARRKGDRAHSDLIVTPSIHDLSRGAQTGSCCRPGRLLDLEGDPLGVTGPLLPRDNQEHRSPSEDSGLGSDMPRTRTGCRHTQHQVATSDLTLSNDDEYDNQDYDDEIDNDRGRRHSSPGGSRGNPRDYSSHHHLHPDNLESDGGCEGSDVEMIGNGRRDRDTEDEDEGREERSSEGGSVGGFGGWRSHLLGGLTQRVKSWYWGARPLELAHKLSRSFDMQEAQLLEEGGATGGTGGNPSGNGPPRRHHSAQRLTRNDIADRREKDGSALVVPDHQGNLRITVKKTKSILGIAIEGGANTKHPLPRIINIHDNGAAFEAGGLEVGQLILQVDGHKVEGLHHQEVARLIAESFARRDRNEIEFLVVEAKKSNLEPKPTALIFLEA